The following proteins are co-located in the Camelina sativa cultivar DH55 chromosome 12, Cs, whole genome shotgun sequence genome:
- the LOC104730662 gene encoding indole-3-acetic acid-amido synthetase GH3.5, which produces MPEAPKHESLEVFDLMTLDQKNKQKLQLIEDLTSNADQVQRRVLEEILTRNADVEYLRRHDLNGRTDRETFKNVMPVITYEDIQPEINRIANGDKSLILSSKPISEFLTSSGTSGGERKLMPTIEEELDRRSLLYSLLMPVMSQFVPGLDKGKGMYFLFIKSESKTPGGLPARPVLTSYYKSSHFKERPYDPYTNYTSPNEAILCSDSYQSMYSQMLCGLCQHQEVLRVGAVFASGFIRAIKFLEKHWTELVRDIRTGTLSALITDPSVREAVAKILKPSSKLANFVEFECKKSSWQGIITRLWPNTKYVDVIVTGTMSQYIPTLDYYSNGLPLVCTMYASSECYFGVNLRPLCKPSEVSYTLIPTMAYFEFLPVHRNNGVTNSINLPKALTEKEQQELVDLVDVKLGQEYELVVTTYAGLCRYRVGDLLRVTGFKNKAPQFSFICRKNVVLSIDSDKTDEVELQNAVKNAVTHLVPFDASLSEYTSYADTSSIPGHYVLFWELCLDGNTPIPPSVFEDCCLTVEESLNTVYRQGRVSDKSIGPLEIKIXLSALITDPSVREAVAKILKPSSKLANFVEFECKKSSWQGIITRLWPNTKYVDVIVTGTMSQYIPTLDYYSNGLPLVCTMYASSECYFGVNLRPLCKPSEVSYTLIPTMAYFEFLPVHRNNGVTNSINLPKALTEKEQQELVDLVDVKLGQEYELVVTTYAGLCRYRVGDLLRVTGFKNKAPQFSFICRKNVVLSIDSDKTDEVELQNAVKNAVTHLVPFDASLSEYTSYADTSSIPGHYVLFWELCLDGNTPIPPSVFEDCCLTVEESLNTVYRQGRVSDKSIGPLEIKIVEPGTFDKLMDYAISLGASINQYKTPRCVKFAPIIELLNSRVVDSYFSPKCPKWVPGHKQWGSN; this is translated from the exons atgcCTGAGGCACCAAAACACGAGTCTTTAGAGGTTTTCGATCTGATGACgcttgaccaaaaaaacaagcAAAAGCTTCAGTTGATCGAAGACCTGACCTCTAACGCCGACCAAGTCCAGAGACGGGTCTTGGAGGAGATCTTGACCCGCAATGCTGACGTCGAGTATCTCAGACGACATGACCTCAACGGTCGCACAGACCGTGAGACTTTCAAAAACGTCATGCCTGTTATTACTTACGAAGATATCCAGCCTGAGATCAACAGGATCGCTAATGGTGATAAATCCCTTATCCTCTCTTCCAAACCCATCTCTGAGTTCCTCACCAG CTCTGGGACATCTGGTGGGGAGAGGAAGCTAATGCCAACAATCGAAGAGGAGCTAGACAGAAGATCACTCCTCTACAGTCTCTTGATGCCTGTGATGAGTCAGTTTGTTCCTGGTCTCGACAAAGGCAAAGGAATGTATTTCTTGTTCATCAAGTCCGAATCCAAGACACCTGGAGGCCTCCCTGCTCGTCCTGTCTTAACCAGCTACTACAAATCTTCCCATTTCAAAGAGAGACCTTACGACCCTTACACCAACTACACTAGCCCCAACGAGGCCATCCTTTGCTCTGACTCTTACCAAAGCATGTATTCTCAGATGCTCTGTGGCTTATGCCAACACCAGGAGGTTCTTCGAGTCGGAGCTGTCTTCGCCTCTGGATTCATCAGAGCCATCAAGTTTCTTGAGAAGCACTGGACCGAGTTGGTCCGTGACATCAGAACCGGTACACTAAGTGCCTTGATAACAGATCCTTCAGTGCGTGAGGCTGTCGCCAAGATCCTTAAACCTAGCTCAAAGCTCGCTAATTTCGTGGAGTTTGAGTGCAAGAAATCGTCTTGGCAAGGGATTATCACTAGGCTGTGGCCTAACACAAAGTATGTGGATGTGATCGTGACTGGGACAATGTCTCAGTACATTCCAACTTTGGATTACTACAGCAATGGCTTGCCTCTTGTCTGCACAATGTATGCTTCTTCCGAGTGTTACTTTGGTGTGAACCTCAGGCCACTCTGCAAACCCAGCGAGGTCTCTTACACGCTCATACCAACCATGGCTTACTTCGAGTTCTTGCCTGTTCATAGAAACAACGGTGTGACTAACTCCATCAACCTTCCTAAAGCACTCACTGAGAAAGAGCAACAAGAGCTTGTTGATCTAGTTGATGTCAAGCTCGGTCAGGAGTATGAGCTTGTTGTCACCACTTACGCCG GGCTTTGCAGATACAGAGTTGGTGATTTGTTGAGAGTGACTGGTTTCAAAAACAAAGCGCCTCAATTCAGTTTCATATGTCGCAAGAATGTGGTCTTGAGCATAGATTCCGACAAGACCGACGAGGTTGAGCTTCAGAACGCGGTCAAGAACGCAGTGACACACCTCGTCCCATTCGATGCCTCACTCTCTGAGTACACAAGCTATGCAGACACAAGTTCTATCCCGGGCCACTATGTCTTGTTTTGGGAACTATGTTTGGATGGAAACACACCGATCCCTCCTTCGGTCTTTGAAGATTGCTGCTTAACCGTAGAAGAGTCACTCAACACTGTTTATAGGCAAGGAAGGGTTAGTGACAAGTCCATAGGCCCGCTAGAGATCAAGATTGNACTAAGTGCCTTGATAACAGATCCTTCAGTGCGTGAGGCTGTCGCCAAGATCCTTAAACCTAGCTCAAAGCTCGCTAATTTCGTGGAGTTTGAGTGCAAGAAATCGTCTTGGCAAGGGATTATCACTAGGCTGTGGCCTAACACAAAGTATGTGGATGTGATCGTGACTGGGACAATGTCTCAGTACATTCCAACTTTGGATTACTACAGCAACGGCTTGCCTCTTGTCTGCACAATGTATGCTTCTTCCGAGTGTTACTTTGGTGTGAACCTCAGGCCACTCTGCAAACCCAGCGAGGTCTCTTACACGCTCATACCAACCATGGCTTACTTCGAGTTCTTGCCTGTTCATAGAAACAACGGTGTGACTAACTCCATCAACCTTCCTAAAGCACTCACTGAGAAAGAGCAACAAGAGCTTGTTGACCTAGTTGATGTCAAGCTCGGTCAGGAGTATGAGCTTGTTGTCACCACTTACGCCG GGCTTTGCAGATACAGAGTTGGTGATTTGTTGAGAGTGACTGGTTTCAAAAACAAAGCGCCTCAATTCAGTTTCATATGTCGCAAGAATGTGGTCTTGAGCATAGATTCCGACAAGACCGACGAGGTTGAGCTTCAGAACGCGGTCAAGAACGCAGTGACACACCTCGTCCCATTCGATGCCTCACTCTCTGAGTACACAAGCTATGCAGACACAAGTTCTATCCCGGGCCACTATGTCTTGTTTTGGGAACTATGTTTGGATGGAAACACACCGATCCCTCCTTCGGTCTTTGAAGATTGCTGCTTAACCGTAGAAGAGTCACTCAACACTGTTTATAGGCAAGGAAGGGTTAGTGACAAGTCCATAGGCCCGCTAGAGATCAAGATTGTTGAGCCAGGAACGTTTGATAAACTCATGGATTATGCAATCAGCCTGGGAGCATCGATTAATCAGTATAAGACACCAAGATGTGTGAAGTTTGCTCCGATCATCGAGCTATTGAACTCAAGGGTTGTTGATAGTTACTTCAGCCCCAAGTGTCCTAAATGGGTTCCTGGTCACAAACAGTGGGGAAGTAACTAA